The region AGCCGTTCATATCCCGCCGGGTGGACGGCAAGGTCCGCAACGACCTGAGCTCCGAGGCCGTCACCCGGTCCATCGCCATCGCCTCCGGCCTCGGTGGCACCTCGGCCTACACCTGGCTCAAGCTCCCGGTCACCGACGACCCCGACGACATGGCCGAGGTGCTGGAGGCCTCCACCCTGCCGGCCGTACTGCTCGGCGGCGAGGTCGGCGGCGACCAGGAGGGCGCGTACGAGAGATGGCGCAAGGCCCTGCGGCTGCCCACCGTCCAGGGCATGGTCGTGGGCCGCTCGCTGCTCTACCCCGCCGAGGGCAGCGTGGAGACCGCGGTGGACACCGCGGTCGGACTGCTCTGACTCCCCCCGCCCGCGCCGACTCGCCGCCTCCCGAAGGCCCGCTCTGATTCCCGTAGAGGAGCCACTCCCGATGACCACCACGCACCATCTGCCCGCGGGCAAGGCCGCCGCCGACGTCTACGCCGTGGACGTCAGTCCCGAGTCGGCCGGCTGGGGCCACTCCAGCCTGCGGGTGCTCGACCTGCCCGCCGGCGGCTGGCACGCCTTCGACACCGGCGACAGCGAGTGGATCGTGCTCCCGCTCTCGGGCGGCTGCACCGTCGCGGTCGGCGGCGATACGTTCCGGCTCGCCGGGCGGGAGAGCGTCTTCAGCGGGGTGAGCGACTTCGCGTACGTGCCCCGCGACGCCCAGGTCTCGATCGCCTCGCGCGACGGCGGCAGGTTCGCGCTCACCGGCGCCCGCTGCACCCGCCGGCTGCCCGCCCGCTACGGGCCCGCCTCCTGCGTCCCGGTCGAACTGCGCGGCACCGGCTCCTGCTCCCGCCAGGTCAACAACTTCGGCGCGGCCGGGGTCTTCGAGTGCGACAAGCTGATCGCCGTCGAGGTGATCACCCCCGGTGGCAACTGGTCCTCCTTCCCGCCGCACAAGCACGACGAACACCGGCCCGGCGAGGAGTCCGAACTCGAGGAGATCTACTACTTCGAGTTCGCCCCGCACGAGGGCACGCCCGGCCTCGGCTACCAGCGCGTCTCGCCCTCGGGCCACGGCGCCAACACCGATGTGCTGGCGGAGGTGCGCGACGGTGACGTCGTCCTCATCCCCGACGGCTGGCACGGGCCGTCCATGGCCGTGCCCGGCCACGACATGTACTACCTCAACGTCATGGCCGGCCCCGGCACCGACCGCGCCTGGCTGATCTGCGACCACCCCGACCACGCCTGGATCCGTGACACCTGGCCGGAGCGGCCGGTCGACCCCCGCCTGCCCCTCTACACCGCCCCCGAGAGGTCCTGATGAGCACCACCACCCGTCGCCTGACGACAGCCCAGGCGCTGGTGCGCTTCCTGTCCGCGCAGTACAGCGAGCGCGACGGCGTACGCCACCGGCTGATCGCCGGCACCTGGGGCATCTTCGGCCACGGCAATGTGGCGGGCATCGGCCAGGCCCTCCTGGAGGCCGGCGAGGACACCATGCCCTTCCACCAGGGCCGCAACGAACAGTCCATGGTGCACGCGGCGGTCGGCTACGCCCGCCAGCGGAGCCGCCTCTCCGCGCAGGCCGTGACCACGTCCATCGGCCCCGGCGCCACCAACCTCGTCACCGGCGCCGCCCTCGCGACGATCAACCGCCTGCCCGTACTGCTGCTGCCCGGCGACTACTTCGCGACGCGCTCCGCCGACCCCCTGCTCCAGCAGCTGGAACACCCCGTCGAGGCCGATGTCTCCGTCAACGACACACTGCGCCCGGTCTCCCGCTATTTTGACCGGATCACCCGCCCGGAGATGCTGATCCCGGCCGCGCTCAACGCGATGCGGGTGCTGGCCGACCCGGCCGACACCGGTGCCGTCACCCTCTCCCTGCCGCAGGACGTGCAGGCGGAGGCGTACGACTGGCCGGAGGAGTTCTTCGCCGAGCGCGTCTGGCGCGTACGCCGTCCCGCCCCCGATCCGTTGGAACTCGCCGATGCCGTACGGGCGATCCGCGCCGCCGAGCGCCCCCTGATCGTCGCCGGCGGGGGAGCGCACCACAGCGAGGCCGAGGAAGCGCTCAAGGCCCTGGTCGACGCCACCGGCATCCCGGTCGCCTCCACCCAGGCGGGCAAGGGCTCGCTGCGTCACGACCACCCCGCCGACCTCGGCGGCATCGGCCACACCGGCACCGCGGTCTGCGACGACATCGCCCGCACCGCCGACCTGATCATCGGGGTCGGCACTCGCTACACGGACTTCACCACCGCCTCGAACACGCTGTTCCAGCAGCCGGGCGTCCGCTTCGTCAACCTCAACATCACCGCCTTCGACGCCCACAAGCTCGCCGCCCGGCCGCTGATCGCGGACGCGCGGACGGGTCTCGAGGCGCTGGCCGAGGGGCTGTCCGGCCACCGGGTCGACTCCGCGTACGAGGCCGAGTACCGCGCGGGCAAGGCCCGTTGGGAGGAGGTCGTCGAGGCCGCCTACCGGGCGGAGGACTCCGCCGTACCCACCCAGACGCAGGTCCTCGGCGCCCTGGACGCCGTCGTCGGCGACGACGACGTGGTCATCAACGCGGCCGGCTCGCTCCCCGGTGACCTGCACAAGCTGTGGCGGGCGCGCGGCCCGCGCCAGTACCACCTGGAGTACGGCTACTCCTGCATGGGCTACGAGATCCCGGCCGGCATCGGCGTCCAGCAGGCCGCCCCCGGCACGCCCGTCTGGTCGCTGGTCGGCGACGGCACCTACCTGATGATGCCCACCGAGATCGTCACCGCCGTCCAGGAGGGCCTGCCCGTCAACCTGGTCCTGATCCAGAACCACGGCTACGCCTCCATCGGCGGCCTCTCCGAGGAGGTCGGAGGCGAGCGCTTCGGCACCGCCTACCGGTACCGCGCCGCCGACGGCACCTTCTCCGGGGCCCCGCTCCCGGTCGACCTCGCCGCCAACGCCGCCAGCCTCGGCATGGACGTCATCCGCGCCAAGACCGTACGGGAACTGCGTGACGCCCTGGCCGCCGCGCGCGCCTCGGACCGGCCGACCTGCGTCTACGTCGAGACCGACCCGACGCCCACCGCACCGCCCGCCGAGGCGTGGTGGGACGTACCCGTCGCCGAAGTCGCCTCCCGCGACGCCGCGTCGGCCGCCCGTGAACGGTACGACGGCCACGTCGCCGCCCGCCGCCGCCACCTCTGATCCCGACCTCTTCGCCTGCCCCGCCACCGAAAGGCCCCCGCACCATGAAGACCATCACCCACTGGATCGG is a window of Streptomyces mirabilis DNA encoding:
- the iolD gene encoding 3D-(3,5/4)-trihydroxycyclohexane-1,2-dione acylhydrolase (decyclizing), which encodes MSTTTRRLTTAQALVRFLSAQYSERDGVRHRLIAGTWGIFGHGNVAGIGQALLEAGEDTMPFHQGRNEQSMVHAAVGYARQRSRLSAQAVTTSIGPGATNLVTGAALATINRLPVLLLPGDYFATRSADPLLQQLEHPVEADVSVNDTLRPVSRYFDRITRPEMLIPAALNAMRVLADPADTGAVTLSLPQDVQAEAYDWPEEFFAERVWRVRRPAPDPLELADAVRAIRAAERPLIVAGGGAHHSEAEEALKALVDATGIPVASTQAGKGSLRHDHPADLGGIGHTGTAVCDDIARTADLIIGVGTRYTDFTTASNTLFQQPGVRFVNLNITAFDAHKLAARPLIADARTGLEALAEGLSGHRVDSAYEAEYRAGKARWEEVVEAAYRAEDSAVPTQTQVLGALDAVVGDDDVVINAAGSLPGDLHKLWRARGPRQYHLEYGYSCMGYEIPAGIGVQQAAPGTPVWSLVGDGTYLMMPTEIVTAVQEGLPVNLVLIQNHGYASIGGLSEEVGGERFGTAYRYRAADGTFSGAPLPVDLAANAASLGMDVIRAKTVRELRDALAAARASDRPTCVYVETDPTPTAPPAEAWWDVPVAEVASRDAASAARERYDGHVAARRRHL
- the iolB gene encoding 5-deoxy-glucuronate isomerase, with amino-acid sequence MTTTHHLPAGKAAADVYAVDVSPESAGWGHSSLRVLDLPAGGWHAFDTGDSEWIVLPLSGGCTVAVGGDTFRLAGRESVFSGVSDFAYVPRDAQVSIASRDGGRFALTGARCTRRLPARYGPASCVPVELRGTGSCSRQVNNFGAAGVFECDKLIAVEVITPGGNWSSFPPHKHDEHRPGEESELEEIYYFEFAPHEGTPGLGYQRVSPSGHGANTDVLAEVRDGDVVLIPDGWHGPSMAVPGHDMYYLNVMAGPGTDRAWLICDHPDHAWIRDTWPERPVDPRLPLYTAPERS